The Triticum dicoccoides isolate Atlit2015 ecotype Zavitan chromosome 6A, WEW_v2.0, whole genome shotgun sequence genome has a window encoding:
- the LOC119314904 gene encoding uncharacterized protein LOC119314904 has product MRFTAGGSSTRSWQPKPTADTTDLRFWLRWRVAVCALWVLCCVAAAAYLVWRHEGPRAHRRPGAAKQDAAAQGRRRPDGLLYDDEAWRPCLRDIHPAWLLAYRLVSFFVLFSLLIVIVISDGGNIFYYYTQWTFILVTVYFGLATTLSIYGCSKFAACNAVAAMSDAEQGPYAVHGAAPKPVVDREDDGTREVAGFWGYLLQIIYQTNAGAVMLTDCVFWFIIFPFLTVKDYSMNFLLIGMHSVNAVFLLGEASLNSLRFPWFRIAYFFLYTALYVVFQWIVHASTPTWWPYPFLDLSSNLAPLWYFAVAFMQLPCYLIFRLVMNLKHHLLAKHFPDSMVLGY; this is encoded by the exons ATGCGGTTCACGGCGGGGGGCTCGTCGACGCGGTCGTGGCAGCCCAAGCCGACGGCGGACACCACGGACCTGCGCTTCTGGCTGCGCTGGCGGGTGGCCGTGTGCGCGCTCTGGGTGCTCtgctgcgtcgccgccgccgcctacctCGTCTGGCGCCACGAGGggccgcgcgcgcaccgccgccccGGCGCCGCCAAGCAGGACGCGGCCGCGCAAGGGCGGCGGCGCCCGGACGGGCTGCTCTACGACGACGAGGCGTGGCGGCCCTGCCTCCGCGACATCCACCCGGCCTGGCTGCTCGCCTACAGGCTCGTCTccttcttcgtcctcttcagcctcctcatcgtcatcgtcatctccgACGGCGGCAACATCTTCTACTACTACACCCA GTGGACCTTCATTCTGGTCACGGTTTACTTCGGG CTTGCGACGACGCTCTCGATCTACGGGTGCAGCAAGTTCGCCGCGTGCAATGCCGTCGCGGCGATGTCCGACGCCGAGCAGGGGCCCTACGCCGTCCACGGGGCCGCCCCGAAGCCGGTCGTCGACAGGGAGGACGACGGCACGAGGGAGGTCGCCGGGTTCTGGGGGTACCTGCTGCAGATCATCTATCAG ACAAATGCAGGGGCCGTGATGCTTACAGACTGCGTCTTCTGGTTCATCATTTTCCCATTCCTCACCGTAAAAGATTACAGCATGAATTTT CTATTGATAGGAATGCACTCGGTCAACGCTGTTTTCTTGCTCGGCGAAGCATCGCTAAATAGCCTG CGCTTCCCGTGGTTCCGGATCGCGTATTTCTTCCTTTATACGGCGCTATACGTAGTTTTCCAGTGGATTGTTCATGCATCTACTCCAACCTG GTGGCCCTACCCGTTCCTCGACCTCTCCTCTAATCTCGCGCCTCTGTG GTACTTTGCGGTCGCGTTCATGCAACTGCCCTGCTACTTGATCTTCAGACTGGTGATGAACCTGAAACACCACCTTCTCGCCAAGCATTTCCCGGATAGCATGGTCCTAGGATACTAG